A single genomic interval of Drosophila virilis strain 15010-1051.87 chromosome 2, Dvir_AGI_RSII-ME, whole genome shotgun sequence harbors:
- the LOC6630235 gene encoding A-type potassium channel modulatory protein KCNIP1, producing the protein MASPPESPIEEVVYELEHTRVPKPIPVALEDLCRQTKFTKQEIRVMYRGFKTECPEGVVHEDCFKDIYAKFFPHGNSSLYAHYVFKAFDVNCNGAISFRDLLVTLSTLLRGSVYERLRWTFKLYDLNGDGRISRGELSEIVLAIHELMGRRPHQPEEDRKARDQVDRVFRKLDLNQDGIITIEEFLEACLKDDLVTRSLQMFDNDL; encoded by the exons ATGGCCTCACCGCCGGAAAGCCCCATCGAGGAGGTGGTCTATGAGTTGGAACACACACGCGTGCCTAAGCCCATACCGGTCGCTCTCGAAGATTTGTGCCGCCAAACCAAGTTCACCAAGCAGGAAATCCGCGTCATGTACAGAGGATTTAAAACG gAATGTCCCGAGGGTGTGGTGCACGAGGATTGTTTTAAGGATATTTACGCCAAATTCTTTCCACATGGCA ATTCCAGTTTATATGCACATTATGTGTTCAAAGCCTTCGATGTTAATTGCAACGGCGCCATTAGTTTTCGG GACTTACTTGTCACCTTATCGACTCTGTTGCGCGGCTCCGTTTACGAGCGTCTGCGCTGGACCTTCAAACTTTACGACCTCAATGGAGATGGTCGCATCAGTCGCGGCGAGCTAAGCGAAATAGTTTTGGCCATACACGAGCTTATGGGCAGGAGACCCCATCAACCCGAGGAAGATCGCAAGGCGAGAGATCAG GTGGATCGAGTCTTTCGCAAACTGGATTTAAATCAGGATGGCATCATAACGATAGAAGAGTTTCTTGAGGCATGTCTCAAGGATGATTTGGTAACGCGCTCATTGCAAATGTTTGATAATGACCTTTGA